One genomic segment of Hordeum vulgare subsp. vulgare chromosome 2H, MorexV3_pseudomolecules_assembly, whole genome shotgun sequence includes these proteins:
- the LOC123428613 gene encoding uncharacterized protein LOC123428613, which yields MIRRRPCSRGGREAAAGHARAGGKRPPPSGRLVAPALEEVVGPNEVDFVAGDDTFAFGSSAGGAAVALPQASDGAVDWSRPDAPSFEEVVGPNEANFVVGDDNFAFGSGAWGAAVALAQAFDGAPFSPLTHGI from the coding sequence ATGATCCGCCGCCGGCCGTGCTCGCGCGGGGGGAGGGAGgccgccgccggccatgctcgcGCGGGAGGAAAGAGGCCGCCTCCATCTGGCCGCCTTGTCGCCCCCGCGTTGGAGGAGGTGGTCGGGCCCAACGAGGTCGACTTCGTCGCCGGCGATGACACCTTCGCGTTCGGCTCCAGCGCGGGGGGTGCCGCGGTCGCGCTGCCGCAGGCCTCCGACGGGGCCGTCGATTGGAGCCGCCCCGACGCCCCCTCGTTTGAGGAGGTGGTCGGGCCCAACGAGGCCAACTTCGTCGTCGGCGATGACAACTTCGCGTTCGGCTCCGGCGCGTGGGGCGCCGCGGTCGCGTTGGCGCAAGCCTTTGACGGGgcccccttctctcctctcaCCCATGGGATCTAG